From the Erythrolamprus reginae isolate rEryReg1 chromosome Z, rEryReg1.hap1, whole genome shotgun sequence genome, one window contains:
- the EVX1 gene encoding homeobox even-skipped homolog protein 1 isoform X1, translated as METRKEMVLFLDGVELGPLAGKRAPNMAEAVGSLGLDPQEKMMPRICLSSRAASLPSRENGGAGRGAGGKEEEEEEEEEVEVLPAPGTVPENLSAAAALLSANQQTSLRRPPPTKAPQSSSDTESDFYEEIEVSCTPDCAPDNAEYHLQHGKGQCSDTSAGSPSSEGDPSKGGGGGGGGSGGGGGGSQGSLACSASDQMRRYRTAFTREQIARLEKEFYRENYVSRPRRCELAAALNLPETTIKVWFQNRRMKDKRQRLAMTWPHPADPAFYTYMMSHAAATGNLPYPFPSHLPLPYYSHMGLGAASASASPFNSPLRPLDTFRVLSHPYPRPELLCAFRHPSLYAGPTHGLSGAGGSPCSCLACHGSQATGLVQRPSASDFSCSATTRTDSFLTFTPSVLSKASSVPLDQREEVPLTR; from the exons ATGGAAACTAGAAAGGAGATGGTGCTGTTTCTGGACGGAGTTGAGCTTGGCCCTCTGGCTGGCAAGAGGGCGCCTAATATGGCAGAGGCCGTGGGGTCCCTGGGCCTGGATCCACAGGAGAAGATGATGCCCAGGATTTGCTTGAGCTCTAGAGCTGCCTCCTTGCCCTCCCGGGAGAATGGAGGAGCGGGAAGAGGTgcaggaggaaaagaggaagaggaggaggaagaggaggaggtggaagtcCTACCAGCGCCAGGGACCGTCCCGGAGAACCTCTCCGCAGCAGCAGCGCTTCTTTCTGCGAACCAGCAGACCTCCCTCCGCCGCCCTCCTCCCACCAAAGCCCCCCAAAGCAGTTCCGACACCGAATCGGATTTCTATGAGGAAATCGAGGTGAGCTGCACCCCGGACTGCGCCCCTGACAACGCGGAATACCATCTCCAGCACGGCAAAG GTCAGTGCTCGGATACTTCAGCAGGGAGCCCTAGCAGCGAAGGCGATCCCTCCAAGGGCGGCGGTGGCGGTGGCGGCGGTagtggaggaggcggaggaggttCTCAGGGGTCGCTGGCCTGCAGCGCCAGCGATCAAATGCGCCGTTATCGCACCGCCTTCACCCGGGAGCAGATAGCCAGGCTGGAGAAAGAGTTTTACCGGGAGAATTACGTGTCCAGACCCAGGAGATGCGAGCTGGCTGCCGCCTTAAACTTACCCGAAACCACCATCAAG GTGTGGTTCCAGAACCGGCGGATGAAAGACAAGAGGCAGCGCCTGGCCATGACTTGGCCCCACCCGGCGGATCCAGCTTTCTATACCTACATGATGAGCCACGCGGCGGCCACCGGCAACTTGCCCTACCCCTTCCCCTCCCACCTGCCCCTGCCTTATTATTCCCACATGGGTCTCGGAGCCGCTTCGGCTTCGGCTTCCCCTTTCAATTCCCCGCTGAGGCCGCTGGACACCTTCCGGGTCCTCTCGCACCCGTACCCGCGACCAGAACTGCTGTGCGCCTTCCGGCACCCCTCTCTTTATGCCGGTCCGACCCACGGGCTGAGCGGTGCCGGAGGGAGCCCCTGCTCCTGCTTGGCTTGTCACGGCAGTCAGGCGACTGGGCTAGTCCAGCGGCCTTCGGCATCGGACTTTAGCTGCTCGGCCACCACCCGGACGGACTCCTTTCTTACGTTTACACCTTCGGTGCTGAGCAAGGCCTCCTCGGTCCCTCTGGACCAGCGCGAAGAAGTCCCTTTGACCAGATAA
- the EVX1 gene encoding homeobox even-skipped homolog protein 1 isoform X2: MVSSLPEPALHTGASASQGHPHPPRLAPYAAPLRLGRRRTRPGGGKTSRSGWGLEWGGRREERHNTPAMETRKEMVLFLDGVELGPLAGKRAPNMAEAVGSLGLDPQEKMMPRICLSSRAASLPSRENGGAGRGAGGKEEEEEEEEEVEVLPAPGTVPENLSAAAALLSANQQTSLRRPPPTKAPQSSSDTESDFYEEIEVSCTPDCAPDNAEYHLQHGKGQCSDTSAGSPSSEGDPSKGGGGGGGGSGGGGGGSQGSLACSASDQMRRYRTAFTREQIARLEKEFYRENYVSRPRRCELAAALNLPETTIKVWFQNRRMKDKRQRLAMTWPHPADPAFYTYMMSHAAATGNLPYPFPSHLPLPYYSHMGLGAASASASPFNSPLRPLDTFRVLSHPYPRPELLCAFRHPSLYAGPTHGLSGAGGSPCSCLACHGSQATGLVQRPSASDFSCSATTRTDSFLTFTPSVLSKASSVPLDQREEVPLTR; this comes from the exons ATGGTGAGTTCCCTCCCAGAGCCGGCGCTGCACACAGGAGCGTCCGCATCACAAGGTCATCCCCACCCACCCCGGCTCGCCCCGTACGCGGCTCCCCTCCGCCTCGGTAGAAGAAGAACTCGGCCGGGAGGAGGCAAGACGTCCCGGAGTGGATGGGGGCTCGAGTGGGGTGGGAGAAGGGAAGAGCGCCACAAC ACACCCGCGATGGAAACTAGAAAGGAGATGGTGCTGTTTCTGGACGGAGTTGAGCTTGGCCCTCTGGCTGGCAAGAGGGCGCCTAATATGGCAGAGGCCGTGGGGTCCCTGGGCCTGGATCCACAGGAGAAGATGATGCCCAGGATTTGCTTGAGCTCTAGAGCTGCCTCCTTGCCCTCCCGGGAGAATGGAGGAGCGGGAAGAGGTgcaggaggaaaagaggaagaggaggaggaagaggaggaggtggaagtcCTACCAGCGCCAGGGACCGTCCCGGAGAACCTCTCCGCAGCAGCAGCGCTTCTTTCTGCGAACCAGCAGACCTCCCTCCGCCGCCCTCCTCCCACCAAAGCCCCCCAAAGCAGTTCCGACACCGAATCGGATTTCTATGAGGAAATCGAGGTGAGCTGCACCCCGGACTGCGCCCCTGACAACGCGGAATACCATCTCCAGCACGGCAAAG GTCAGTGCTCGGATACTTCAGCAGGGAGCCCTAGCAGCGAAGGCGATCCCTCCAAGGGCGGCGGTGGCGGTGGCGGCGGTagtggaggaggcggaggaggttCTCAGGGGTCGCTGGCCTGCAGCGCCAGCGATCAAATGCGCCGTTATCGCACCGCCTTCACCCGGGAGCAGATAGCCAGGCTGGAGAAAGAGTTTTACCGGGAGAATTACGTGTCCAGACCCAGGAGATGCGAGCTGGCTGCCGCCTTAAACTTACCCGAAACCACCATCAAG GTGTGGTTCCAGAACCGGCGGATGAAAGACAAGAGGCAGCGCCTGGCCATGACTTGGCCCCACCCGGCGGATCCAGCTTTCTATACCTACATGATGAGCCACGCGGCGGCCACCGGCAACTTGCCCTACCCCTTCCCCTCCCACCTGCCCCTGCCTTATTATTCCCACATGGGTCTCGGAGCCGCTTCGGCTTCGGCTTCCCCTTTCAATTCCCCGCTGAGGCCGCTGGACACCTTCCGGGTCCTCTCGCACCCGTACCCGCGACCAGAACTGCTGTGCGCCTTCCGGCACCCCTCTCTTTATGCCGGTCCGACCCACGGGCTGAGCGGTGCCGGAGGGAGCCCCTGCTCCTGCTTGGCTTGTCACGGCAGTCAGGCGACTGGGCTAGTCCAGCGGCCTTCGGCATCGGACTTTAGCTGCTCGGCCACCACCCGGACGGACTCCTTTCTTACGTTTACACCTTCGGTGCTGAGCAAGGCCTCCTCGGTCCCTCTGGACCAGCGCGAAGAAGTCCCTTTGACCAGATAA